The genomic stretch ACATCGTGCCGATTGCGGCATGCCGGGGCGCGCATGTGATCCCCCAGATTTCGGCGCTGATGGGCATGTGGCTTGAAGGCGCGGCGGGCCAATGGGGCATCGGTCCGGATTCGGCATGGTACCGGGACGCGCGATTCATCGCGCCCGGAATCGTCGGAATGGCCGATCCACCCGCCAACATGCCGTCCGCCCTTTATCGCGCGATGATCCTCGACGGCGCCATGACCGGCGCAACGGTGTATTCGTTTGCCGCGGGCGCGGATTTGTGGTTCGGCGCGGCCCGCGGCCATTGGGACGAGTCCATCGAGCCCGCCTTGCGCCAGATCCTGGATCTCGGCCTGATCGCGCGCAAGGAATTCGTGGACAAAAAGACCCGTGTGGCCTATCAGGCGGGCCTTGCGCGCACGCCCCAGGATTTTCACGTTACGCTGCGCGACGCCGATGCGGTGCTGGACGCGGGAAATCTGATACATGCCGCCTATGGAATGGAACGCCCCGGACAGATCGCCGAACTGATCCCGAATTCAGGGCGCCACTACTGGATCCCGATCTTGTCGGCCATCAGCACCGAAGCCGCTTCGCAATCGTTCGAGGTCATCGTGCCGCCGGGCACACAACCATCCGTCGAAGGCTGGCGCGAACTGCTCGGCCGCTATTACCAGCCCGACGGCGAAGGCACGGCGTTCATCGCCAATGTCGGGCGGGGCCTGTTCATCATGAACACCCGCGAGAACGACCTCGAACCGCAGACCTTCAAGGTGGCCGCCGTGCCCGCGCCCGTGCGCGGATTCGAGGCCCGGCGCCAGGAGGACGGCGTGCTGGTGACCTGGCCGTTCCGGGAGGGCGACTTGACGTACAAGGTCTACCGGCGCCTGCTGCCCGATATGCGCTGGACCCTTGCCATGGGAAGCGCGGAGAGCCGGCGTTACCTCGATGCCGCAGCGGATCCCGCGCAGACGATCGCCTACGCCGTGACGGCGTTGACCGAGGACAAGGAACCCTTCGAGGGGATCGTCAATTACGGGGAATACCTTGCTTTGAGCAATGTCGAAAGCCGGATTGCCGAGGAAGTGGTCATTGGCCCCCTGTTGGGCTTTGCCCAGAGCCAGCCCGTGGCCGCCGCGCCCGCCCCGCCGCCGAATCCGGCGCCATGGTGGATGCCGTCCGCCGGCCTTGGCGCGGATCATCAACCGATCGCCCTCGCCGTCGCGCGGCAAATCGAGGCGCTGGACGCGGCGTTTCGCGCCGAGAATCTCGACGGCGTCATGGATGTCTACTCGGCAAATTATGAAGACGCAACGGGCTGGCGCGTCCTGTATGTCCGGCGGGCGTATCAGTGGTTCTTCGAGCATTACAACGCCTGTCGCATGGACCGGCAAATCCGGCAATGGGATTTTTCCGAATACGCCGGCGGCAAACAGGTCAAGGTGCTGATCTACTGCCGTTTTTCCGGTTATGCCGTCAGCGATCCCGGCGGACGCATCGCGGACATGCCGGCGTGGTTTCCGCGTGAAAACCGCGGCGAAACCACGCTCACATTCATTGAAGAGGACGGCGCGTGGCGTATCGCCGGATCGAATCCCGCCTTGCCCAACATGCGGGACATTCTTGGATTTTCCGCCAGCCCCTTCGACAATCTGCCCGTGGGTCCCGACCGGTAAGACGGCTTTGGGTTTTGCAAACGGGGTCAGGCGCGCTTCATTCGCGTCGAAATCAGGGCCACTTGGCCGTATTTTACGCCCATGTGGGCAGCGATGGCTTCGCACTTCGCGCGAAGGATGAGAAACACGTCGCCGGGAAATTCGTCGAGGGTTTCATAGTTTCCCTGGCCTTTGGCCACCAGCATGTCCGCGCGGCGGAGACGATCAATGAACGCAGGCGGCACAAGCCCCAGCGGCGATCCGATGAATGCGCCGCCGTTGTCAATCACTTCGCACAACGACGCCAGTCCCACGTGCTCCGCGTCTTCGCGCAACACGTCGTTGAGGATGGGCGCGGCCTTGACGACGGCCGTGACGCGGGTATGTTTCAACAGTTCTTCGATGAGAATCTTGTCGAAAACGATTTCGCCCGCATTGTCGAGCAGGAAGACCAGATCGCGGGATCGCGTGAGGGATTCGCGCAAGGCGGGGGTGTGATCGATCGCGAACCCTTCGCGCATGACCTCTTCGACGGTGGCGCGAACGTCAATTCTGCCGGCGTGCCGGACGCCGAGGTCTATGATGTTACCGGCCGCCGACAGGTAGAGCGCCGCGGCCAGCGGATCGGCGGCATCGGCCACCAATGCGCGCAGTTCCGGTTCGAGCGCAAGCGCGGCTTCATTTTGCGCCCGCTTGATCTCCCGGTAGGGGTCCGCGATACCGGTGACCACCCGGACGGTATCGTAAATGAACAGCGACAACTCCCCCGGGGACTTGTCGAGATCGCACAAGGGCACATGGGCGGCGACACGGTTCAGAATCTCGCGTTGCGACGCGGGGTCGTCCGTCGCCACGCGTGCCGCGCGCAGCGCTTGCGCGACCAAACATTCCAGACAATCAAGCGTGGCTTTCACGATACCTCCATCAACAACCGGCGATCATGATTTCAGAAATTAAAAATGACGGCGCGCCGTAGGGACCGAAAAAGCGAAGGTCGCAACCGACACCCACGATACCCATCAGCAGATCCTTGATGTTTCCGGCCAGCGTGACGCCGCGAACAGGGCTGGCCGGCTGCCCGTTTTCGATGGCGAGACCCGCCACGCCGAAACTGAAATCGCCCGAAATCGGATCGGCGGTGTGGACGCCCATGGCGTCGGTAATGTACAACCCGTTGCCCGCGGCCGCGAACAGGGATTCCGGCGTCGCTTCGCCGGGGACGAGATACGCGTTCGACGGCCCGACTTCGGGCGTCGAACGAAACCCGCCGCCGCGCATTGCGTTGGCCGTGACGGAAGCGCCCATTTTGCGGGCTGTATATGCGTTGTGCAGATAGCCGCGCAAAACACCGTCTTCGACGATGGGCTTTGCCGCCGCAGACACGCCTTCTCCGTCGAACGGCGCGCGGTTGATCCCCTCCGGCAAATCGTTGCGGTCCGTGATGGTCACATGGGCCGACGCGACATCGTCGCCCATCCGGTTTGCAAACAGCGACTTGCCCTTCAGCACGTTGTTGGCCATGAAGGCCGCGCCGATCACGCCAAGGAACTGTGTCGCGACATACGGGTCGAAAACGACCGGCATACGTCCGCCCGCACACGGCTTGCCGCCCAACAGGCGCGTGGCGCGCGTGGCGCACGTGTCGCCCACCCAATCCCACCGAAGCGCATCGAACCGGCGCGCCACGTCGAATTCCCATCCCATTTCGGAATCGCAACCGGCTTGGGCCGCGGCGGCCACAACCGAACAGGACGCGTGCGCCATGCGATAGGAGCGGAAAAGGCCGCGCGAATTCGCCACGGTCCATTCGATTCGACTGTCGTGATAGGCGGCCTTCTGAATGTGGCTGATCCGGGCATCGGCGGCGAGCACGCGATCTTCCAGGGCGCGGCAGGCGTCCACCTTGCGCGCCACCGGTATCGCGGCAAAATCTTCTTCGGCCCAATCGTCGTCCGAAACGGCGGCTTCGTCCGGCAATCCGTTGAATTCATCCGGTTCGTCGATCCGCGCGTTTTCGCAGGCCGCCGCCACGGCCTGAGCGATGCCGGCGTCGTCCCCGCTGGTGTAGGCGAAACCGAGGCGCTTGTCCGGA from Candidatus Hydrogenedentota bacterium encodes the following:
- a CDS encoding TldD/PmbA family protein; its protein translation is MDRPGIEQAIDAALHLGAAEAEIFFARSVDLEIEVARKQVETLVRAESIGIGVRVFTPDKRLGFAYTSGDDAGIAQAVAAACENARIDEPDEFNGLPDEAAVSDDDWAEEDFAAIPVARKVDACRALEDRVLAADARISHIQKAAYHDSRIEWTVANSRGLFRSYRMAHASCSVVAAAAQAGCDSEMGWEFDVARRFDALRWDWVGDTCATRATRLLGGKPCAGGRMPVVFDPYVATQFLGVIGAAFMANNVLKGKSLFANRMGDDVASAHVTITDRNDLPEGINRAPFDGEGVSAAAKPIVEDGVLRGYLHNAYTARKMGASVTANAMRGGGFRSTPEVGPSNAYLVPGEATPESLFAAAGNGLYITDAMGVHTADPISGDFSFGVAGLAIENGQPASPVRGVTLAGNIKDLLMGIVGVGCDLRFFGPYGAPSFLISEIMIAGC
- a CDS encoding ARMT1-like domain-containing protein; translation: MKATLDCLECLVAQALRAARVATDDPASQREILNRVAAHVPLCDLDKSPGELSLFIYDTVRVVTGIADPYREIKRAQNEAALALEPELRALVADAADPLAAALYLSAAGNIIDLGVRHAGRIDVRATVEEVMREGFAIDHTPALRESLTRSRDLVFLLDNAGEIVFDKILIEELLKHTRVTAVVKAAPILNDVLREDAEHVGLASLCEVIDNGGAFIGSPLGLVPPAFIDRLRRADMLVAKGQGNYETLDEFPGDVFLILRAKCEAIAAHMGVKYGQVALISTRMKRA